In Pseudoduganella albidiflava, a single window of DNA contains:
- a CDS encoding SoxY-related AACIE arm protein has translation MNQPPDLYRRQLLAAGTLLVLVRPAAATPQQMASAISAYTGNKLPQTGRVTFEIAQLIDNGNAVPVTVRVDSPLTPQDHVTGIAIFNEKNPETDVVKFTLGPRAGKAQVSTRIRLATSQKLVAVAKMSDGSCWQQTVDVIVTLAACIEGEAT, from the coding sequence ATGAACCAGCCGCCAGACCTCTATCGCCGCCAGTTGCTGGCCGCCGGCACGCTGCTGGTATTGGTGCGCCCGGCGGCCGCCACGCCGCAACAGATGGCTTCCGCGATTTCGGCTTACACGGGCAACAAGCTGCCGCAAACCGGCCGCGTGACGTTCGAGATCGCCCAGCTGATCGACAACGGCAATGCGGTGCCGGTCACGGTCCGCGTCGACAGCCCGCTCACGCCGCAGGATCACGTGACCGGCATCGCCATCTTCAACGAAAAGAATCCGGAAACCGACGTGGTGAAGTTTACGCTGGGACCGCGTGCGGGCAAGGCGCAGGTATCGACCCGCATTCGCCTGGCCACATCGCAGAAACTGGTGGCCGTGGCGAAGATGAGCGACGGCAGCTGCTGGCAGCAAACGGTGGACGTGATCGTCACGCTGGCGGCCTGCATCGAAGGGGAGGCGACGTAA
- the soxZ gene encoding thiosulfate oxidation carrier complex protein SoxZ, translating into MARALIHMPKTARAGEVIEIRALISHPMESGYRPGADGKAVPQDIIRQFTCKYEGEQVFAAELHPAIAANPYIAFFTVATVSGTLEFTWSGDNGFSQTERMALAVTP; encoded by the coding sequence ATGGCCAGGGCGCTGATCCACATGCCGAAGACGGCGCGGGCGGGCGAGGTGATCGAGATTCGCGCGCTGATCTCGCATCCGATGGAGTCGGGCTATCGTCCGGGGGCCGATGGCAAGGCGGTACCGCAGGACATCATCCGCCAGTTCACCTGCAAGTACGAGGGCGAGCAGGTGTTCGCCGCCGAGCTGCATCCGGCGATCGCCGCCAATCCGTACATCGCGTTTTTCACGGTGGCGACGGTGAGCGGGACGCTGGAGTTCACCTGGAGCGGCGACAACGGCTTTTCGCAGACCGAGCGCATGGCGCTCGCCGTCACGCCATGA
- the soxA gene encoding sulfur oxidation c-type cytochrome SoxA has translation MKAMKPAAAALLVMTLAALAASAQAFAPDLRKSGSEFMGESTRAMQRDDTQNPAMLWVANGEAAWNAGAKNSCASCHGEAKASMRGVAARFPAFDKAAGRVITLGQRIEQCRVGKQGLPASKPDADELLALQSYIALQSRGMPVAPPRDAGTRASAERGRQLFNQRIGQLNMSCAQCHDANWGRKLAGATIPQGHANAYPIYRLEWQGMGSLQRRLRNCMTGVRAAVPPPDAQDLVDLEAWLALRAEGMTMESPGVRP, from the coding sequence ATGAAGGCGATGAAGCCCGCGGCGGCCGCGCTGCTTGTGATGACACTGGCGGCGCTGGCCGCATCGGCACAGGCGTTTGCACCAGACCTGCGCAAGTCCGGCTCCGAGTTCATGGGCGAGTCCACCCGCGCGATGCAGCGCGACGATACGCAAAATCCCGCGATGCTATGGGTAGCGAACGGGGAGGCAGCCTGGAATGCGGGCGCGAAAAACAGCTGCGCCTCGTGCCACGGCGAAGCGAAGGCCAGCATGCGCGGCGTGGCGGCGCGCTTTCCCGCGTTCGACAAGGCGGCGGGGCGCGTGATCACGCTGGGCCAGCGTATCGAACAGTGCCGGGTCGGCAAGCAGGGCTTGCCGGCATCGAAACCCGATGCGGACGAATTGCTGGCGCTGCAGTCGTACATCGCGCTGCAATCGCGCGGCATGCCTGTCGCGCCGCCGCGCGATGCCGGGACGCGGGCTTCGGCTGAACGGGGCAGGCAACTGTTCAACCAGCGCATCGGCCAGCTGAACATGTCCTGCGCGCAGTGCCACGACGCCAACTGGGGCCGCAAGCTGGCCGGCGCCACGATCCCGCAAGGCCATGCCAACGCCTATCCGATCTACCGGCTCGAATGGCAGGGCATGGGCAGCCTGCAGCGGCGGCTGCGCAATTGCATGACGGGCGTGCGGGCCGCCGTGCCGCCGCCCGATGCGCAAGACCTGGTGGACCTGGAAGCATGGCTGGCCTTGCGCGCGGAAGGCATGACGATGGAATCCCCGGGAGTACGACCATGA
- a CDS encoding c-type cytochrome, with protein sequence MKNLRAKLLVLVPAMVLAPLCAPAIAAGPVSAGERLAATCTACHATRNTIGANLPPLAGQPKETLLASLKAFKEGSRPATIMTQLARGYTDEQLEQVAAWFAVQKGDRP encoded by the coding sequence ATGAAGAACCTGAGAGCGAAGTTGCTTGTGCTCGTGCCGGCGATGGTGCTGGCGCCGCTGTGCGCGCCGGCCATCGCGGCCGGGCCGGTGAGCGCCGGCGAGCGGCTGGCCGCCACCTGCACCGCGTGCCACGCCACGCGCAACACCATTGGCGCAAACTTGCCACCGCTGGCTGGCCAGCCGAAGGAAACGCTGCTGGCCAGCCTGAAGGCCTTCAAGGAAGGCAGCCGCCCCGCCACCATCATGACCCAGCTGGCCAGGGGTTACACGGATGAACAGCTCGAGCAGGTGGCCGCGTGGTTCGCGGTACAGAAGGGAGACCGTCCATGA
- a CDS encoding NAD(P)/FAD-dependent oxidoreductase — MKRRDLLQAAGAAVVLAGCAGVAPRARARVVVIGGGYGGAAAARYVRLWSGGEVDVTLVEPNPAFISCPLSNLVLGGSRRIGDLTHGYGALESRHGIRIVRDSATGIDIDKRTVTLASGDRLAYDRLIVAPGIEFLFGELPGMTADGPILHAWKAGAQTVALRARLEAMPDGGVYALTVPPAPYRCPPGPYERACQVAHYFSRHKPRAKVLLLDANEDVVSKGPLFKKIWKERYGGIVEYRPGFRTVEIDAAGRTAISELGEKVQADVLNVIPPHRAGAIASGAGLANVNGRWCEVDFLTFESARAPNVHVIGDAIQTAPLMPKSAHMTNQHAKVCAAAVVDLLAGRAPNPAPVLTNTCYSFVSDRDVIHVASVHAWDAAKKTLLVVPGSGGLSKEANALEGAYAESWAATIWADTLG, encoded by the coding sequence ATGAAGCGCCGCGACCTGCTGCAGGCGGCCGGCGCGGCGGTCGTGCTGGCCGGCTGCGCCGGCGTGGCGCCGCGTGCCAGGGCGCGCGTGGTCGTCATCGGTGGCGGCTACGGCGGCGCGGCCGCGGCGCGCTACGTGCGGCTGTGGAGCGGCGGCGAAGTGGACGTGACGCTGGTGGAGCCGAATCCGGCCTTCATCTCGTGTCCGCTGTCGAACCTGGTGCTGGGCGGCTCGCGCCGCATCGGCGACCTGACGCATGGCTACGGCGCGCTGGAGTCGCGCCACGGTATCCGCATCGTGCGCGACAGCGCCACCGGCATCGACATCGACAAGCGCACGGTGACACTGGCCAGCGGCGACCGGCTGGCCTACGACCGCCTGATCGTTGCGCCCGGCATCGAGTTCCTGTTCGGCGAGCTGCCGGGGATGACGGCCGACGGCCCGATCCTGCATGCGTGGAAGGCGGGGGCGCAGACCGTCGCGCTGCGCGCCCGGCTGGAAGCCATGCCGGACGGCGGCGTGTACGCGCTGACCGTGCCGCCAGCGCCCTACCGCTGCCCGCCCGGCCCCTATGAACGGGCATGCCAGGTGGCGCATTACTTCAGCCGCCACAAGCCGCGCGCGAAAGTCCTGCTGCTCGACGCGAACGAGGACGTGGTGTCGAAAGGGCCGCTGTTCAAGAAAATCTGGAAGGAACGGTATGGCGGCATCGTCGAGTACCGGCCCGGCTTTCGCACGGTGGAAATCGATGCGGCCGGCAGAACCGCCATCTCGGAACTGGGTGAAAAGGTGCAGGCGGATGTGCTGAACGTGATTCCACCGCATCGCGCCGGCGCGATCGCCTCGGGTGCCGGCCTCGCCAACGTGAACGGGCGCTGGTGCGAAGTCGATTTTCTCACGTTCGAATCGGCGCGGGCGCCCAACGTGCACGTGATCGGCGACGCGATCCAGACCGCGCCGCTGATGCCCAAGTCGGCCCACATGACAAACCAGCACGCCAAGGTCTGCGCCGCCGCGGTGGTGGACTTGCTGGCCGGCCGCGCGCCGAATCCCGCGCCGGTGCTGACCAACACCTGCTACAGCTTCGTGTCGGACCGGGACGTGATCCATGTCGCGTCGGTCCATGCCTGGGATGCGGCGAAGAAGACGCTGCTGGTGGTGCCGGGATCCGGCGGCCTGTCGAAAGAAGCGAACGCGCTGGAGGGCGCGTATGCCGAGAGCTGGGCCGCCACTATCTGGGCCGACACGCTGGGGTGA
- a CDS encoding YgjV family protein, with product MSIDWFSPAQCVGYVAFVLGVGSFLQTDDRRFKLFMAGECLAYVVHFTLLGNPTAVASSTMSLLRSLLALRTRSVWVALAVVAINICLGLYFAKQPSDWLPLGASCLGTLALFLLEGIPMRLVMLVGTIFWIANNVISGSIGGTALEVVIAVVNLVTIARMVRQRAAASA from the coding sequence ATGTCCATCGACTGGTTCTCTCCGGCGCAATGCGTCGGCTACGTTGCGTTCGTGCTCGGCGTCGGCTCCTTCCTGCAGACCGACGACCGCCGCTTCAAGTTGTTCATGGCCGGCGAATGCCTGGCCTACGTGGTCCACTTCACGCTGCTCGGCAACCCGACCGCCGTGGCCAGTTCGACGATGTCGCTATTGCGGTCCCTGCTGGCACTGCGCACCCGCTCCGTGTGGGTCGCCCTGGCGGTGGTGGCGATCAATATCTGTCTCGGCCTGTATTTCGCGAAGCAGCCCAGCGACTGGCTGCCACTGGGCGCTTCGTGCCTGGGTACGCTGGCGCTGTTCCTGCTGGAGGGCATTCCGATGCGGCTGGTGATGCTGGTCGGGACCATCTTCTGGATCGCCAATAACGTGATTTCCGGCTCGATCGGGGGCACGGCGCTGGAAGTGGTGATCGCCGTGGTCAACCTGGTCACCATTGCGCGGATGGTGCGGCAAAGGGCGGCGGCAAGCGCCTGA
- the tssF gene encoding type VI secretion system baseplate subunit TssF — protein sequence MDRLLQQRPGLADTLAPMPDPVAGRPMQAASFRNADAWLPGALRHSPPPALPSCSVVQVESAGNRPLVTIPRGTELTTKAQPACRFRTIYDVAVAPLAIATARFVPCVDMPPTLGVPAGAACAIVIAIESTDPAIALDDAAAGPIRLFIDADPATRAALHDALFTRTLCTCVQAGRQWTQLAALPFAPVGCAADEALLPAAADRQPVGPSPRERHGLRLLAEYFAFPEKFDFFDIDLAPALARCPAGTLRLVLHVLLPALPSAGSLQSLAPSMLRLGCTPVVNLFSRAAEPLPIAAQRNTYPLRAFPLAEADASLYSVDAVTLLQAAGDAGLAIELPRFVALRRVQADRYWLVRHAGTAGGPEATISFVDSEQRPLALRGGTVAVQLTCTNGDAPASLPIGRPDGDLTGSGAAGRYPARFLRRPSTSSSPASQHGRAWRHSAAHASGDGASTQAALPALLALLRLHAPADSAAVQRQLAGIVSLDQRAVKAWLRFPQGAAYMHGTEVRLAVDVAAFDRSSVFVFAQVMEWLFAGYAGEEGFTRLVVVDLAGRELVRCAARAGGVLPV from the coding sequence ATGGACAGGCTTCTTCAGCAGCGCCCCGGCCTGGCTGACACACTGGCACCGATGCCGGACCCGGTAGCCGGCCGGCCGATGCAAGCGGCATCGTTCCGCAATGCCGACGCCTGGCTACCGGGCGCGTTGCGGCACAGTCCACCGCCCGCACTGCCATCCTGCTCCGTGGTGCAGGTGGAAAGTGCCGGCAATCGCCCCCTCGTCACGATCCCGCGTGGCACCGAGCTGACCACGAAGGCGCAGCCGGCGTGCCGCTTCCGCACCATCTACGACGTGGCGGTCGCACCCCTCGCGATTGCCACCGCCCGCTTCGTGCCGTGCGTGGACATGCCTCCCACGCTGGGCGTGCCTGCCGGCGCGGCGTGTGCGATCGTCATCGCCATCGAAAGCACCGATCCCGCCATCGCGCTCGATGACGCCGCGGCCGGCCCGATACGGCTGTTCATCGATGCCGACCCGGCCACCCGCGCGGCGCTGCACGATGCGCTGTTCACGCGCACGCTGTGCACCTGCGTGCAGGCGGGCCGCCAGTGGACCCAGCTGGCAGCGCTGCCGTTCGCGCCGGTGGGCTGTGCCGCTGACGAGGCACTGCTGCCTGCAGCGGCCGACCGGCAGCCAGTCGGCCCTTCGCCACGCGAGCGCCATGGCCTGCGCCTGCTGGCGGAGTACTTCGCGTTTCCCGAAAAATTCGACTTCTTCGATATCGATCTGGCACCCGCGCTGGCGCGCTGCCCGGCCGGCACGCTCCGACTGGTGCTTCACGTACTCCTGCCCGCGTTGCCCAGTGCCGGCTCGCTGCAATCGCTGGCGCCATCGATGTTGCGGCTCGGCTGTACACCGGTCGTCAACCTGTTTTCCCGCGCCGCCGAGCCGCTGCCGATCGCGGCGCAGCGCAACACGTATCCGCTGCGGGCCTTCCCGCTGGCGGAGGCGGATGCATCGTTGTACAGCGTGGATGCCGTCACGCTGCTGCAAGCCGCCGGCGACGCTGGCCTGGCCATTGAACTGCCCCGCTTCGTAGCACTGCGCCGCGTCCAGGCCGACCGGTACTGGCTGGTGCGGCATGCCGGCACCGCCGGCGGACCGGAAGCCACGATCTCGTTCGTCGACAGCGAACAGCGCCCGCTGGCGCTGCGCGGCGGCACCGTGGCCGTGCAGCTGACCTGCACGAATGGCGACGCGCCCGCGAGCCTGCCGATCGGGCGTCCCGACGGCGACCTGACCGGGAGTGGTGCCGCCGGTCGCTATCCGGCGCGATTCCTGCGGCGGCCTTCCACGTCATCCTCGCCTGCGAGCCAGCATGGCCGCGCGTGGCGTCACTCTGCTGCCCACGCTTCGGGAGATGGCGCATCTACGCAGGCTGCGTTGCCGGCGCTGCTGGCCCTGCTGCGGCTCCACGCGCCCGCCGACAGCGCCGCCGTGCAGCGGCAACTGGCCGGCATCGTAAGCCTTGATCAGCGCGCCGTGAAAGCCTGGCTGCGGTTTCCGCAGGGCGCCGCGTACATGCACGGCACCGAGGTGAGGCTGGCGGTCGACGTGGCGGCTTTCGACCGGAGCAGCGTGTTCGTGTTCGCGCAGGTGATGGAGTGGTTGTTTGCCGGCTATGCGGGGGAGGAGGGTTTTACGCGGCTGGTGGTGGTGGACCTGGCCGGGCGGGAGCTGGTGCGGTGTGCGGCACGGGCGGGTGGTGTGCTGCCGGTTTGA
- the tssF gene encoding type VI secretion system baseplate subunit TssF has protein sequence MDKLVPYFEREIGILRHHMDDLVRRDPATAARIGLAGELGADPGHERIMQGTALLSAQISRKLDYYHTRLTNDLLAILGPYYLSPVPSCSVVHVEPAEKRGIPTIPRGTELSTMTGPTCRFRTVYDVDSPAVTLTASYTAHIEAPLSLGLPANAGGAIKITIDSADQGISLAEAVTGSVRVCIDTDAVTRAALYDTLFARTVCACVEAEQQWHKLPDVPLASVGFHDREALLPTPQRQDDSLRLLTEYFACPEKFEFFDIDLDPVLAKCRPNVQRVVLHLLTQDLHQTSTPRLLRSLPATALRLGCTPIINMFTRMADPIRVQAGHIAYRISLPPMKDAPCIIYGVDGMKLLRTGQEGSAAIDMAPSLRRSSALEKHCWLFKLADPTGGTEAEVSFVDDRHRPLELLEGTVKAQLTCTNGELPSKLPAGAAEGDLRGDKLAAGYRIRLLDTPTRPLVLADQPDSHFDVVAVISANHRSVAQWDLSVLQELLRMHARPECAITERQIAGIVGLERRERNEWLPNDYGASLAYGYQICLTIDEAAFTHRSIHAFAEVMDRVFGYYTPRGNFTRLIVQAKDGRELVCCDQRPGGQSPA, from the coding sequence ATGGACAAACTTGTTCCTTACTTCGAGCGGGAGATAGGCATCCTGCGTCATCACATGGACGACCTGGTTCGGCGCGACCCCGCAACAGCCGCCAGGATAGGGCTTGCGGGTGAGCTTGGCGCCGATCCCGGCCACGAGCGGATCATGCAAGGCACCGCTTTGCTGAGCGCGCAGATTTCACGCAAGCTCGACTATTACCACACACGGTTGACGAACGATCTCCTGGCCATTCTGGGACCGTACTACCTCAGTCCTGTGCCGTCATGTTCTGTCGTCCACGTGGAACCTGCGGAGAAGCGTGGTATCCCCACCATCCCGCGGGGCACGGAACTGAGCACAATGACAGGTCCCACATGCCGGTTCCGCACCGTCTACGATGTCGATAGTCCGGCGGTGACGCTTACCGCCAGCTATACGGCTCATATCGAAGCCCCGCTTTCGCTTGGCCTGCCAGCCAATGCGGGCGGCGCGATCAAAATCACGATCGACAGCGCCGATCAAGGCATATCCCTGGCGGAAGCGGTAACCGGTTCGGTGCGCGTATGTATCGATACCGATGCGGTCACACGTGCAGCGCTGTACGACACGCTGTTTGCACGCACCGTGTGCGCCTGCGTGGAGGCAGAGCAGCAATGGCACAAGCTGCCGGACGTGCCGTTGGCTTCAGTGGGCTTTCATGACAGGGAAGCGTTGCTGCCGACACCGCAGCGACAGGACGACAGCCTGCGTTTGCTGACCGAGTATTTCGCCTGCCCGGAAAAATTCGAATTCTTCGATATCGACTTGGACCCGGTGCTCGCCAAATGCCGGCCGAATGTACAGCGGGTGGTGCTGCACCTGCTGACCCAGGACTTGCACCAGACGTCGACGCCGCGTCTGCTGCGCTCCTTGCCGGCAACCGCACTGCGGCTCGGCTGTACACCCATTATCAACATGTTCACGCGGATGGCAGATCCTATCCGCGTGCAGGCCGGTCACATAGCGTATCGAATCAGCTTGCCGCCGATGAAAGATGCGCCTTGCATTATCTATGGTGTGGACGGCATGAAACTACTGCGCACCGGGCAGGAAGGCAGTGCGGCGATCGACATGGCACCCTCCCTGCGCCGATCATCCGCGTTGGAAAAACACTGCTGGCTTTTCAAGCTGGCTGACCCTACCGGTGGAACAGAAGCTGAGGTGTCATTCGTCGACGACCGGCATCGTCCGCTTGAACTGCTGGAAGGAACGGTAAAAGCGCAGCTCACCTGCACGAATGGCGAGTTGCCGTCGAAACTGCCTGCCGGTGCGGCTGAGGGCGACCTGCGCGGAGACAAGCTGGCTGCCGGCTACCGGATTCGCCTGCTGGATACGCCGACAAGGCCGCTTGTACTGGCAGACCAGCCAGATTCTCATTTCGACGTAGTCGCCGTCATCAGCGCGAATCACCGGAGCGTGGCCCAGTGGGACTTGTCCGTCTTGCAGGAGCTGTTGCGGATGCACGCGCGGCCCGAATGCGCGATAACGGAACGCCAGATTGCCGGCATTGTCGGGCTGGAGCGGCGCGAGAGGAACGAATGGCTGCCGAATGACTACGGTGCCTCGCTGGCATATGGATACCAGATATGCCTGACGATCGACGAGGCGGCATTCACCCATCGCAGCATTCATGCCTTTGCAGAGGTAATGGATCGCGTCTTCGGTTATTACACACCGCGCGGAAACTTCACCCGCCTGATCGTGCAGGCAAAGGATGGCCGGGAACTGGTGTGCTGTGACCAGCGCCCGGGCGGTCAATCCCCCGCTTAG
- a CDS encoding type VI secretion system Vgr family protein → MELLNAFVNFLVAHRDLVTANRPVRLRLDHPSMMMEDVLLPQRVEGHESLCGGFEYRVLCVALDARLPLKEFIALPAAIDIVNDFGKLRTVCGVVTEARAGDSDGGLASYQLVIRDMLAVMEKRINTRVFRQRDEVQILQTMCEEWQQNNPVLGPSFGVITDNIFDDMRYPKREFTMQHNESDAAFIRRILRRRGISWVFEPDKSKPYPAHRMRLLNRYESVGENAAGTVRYHRDAPTEERDSITAWTAVRTLQPMCATRHSWDYKTPRGWNLMQTESLTQMEQGPVGNSLRATLDDYQVWAPHAGDDSEDFKALGELAMNRHDFDTKCFMGEGAVRDFRAGEYFALTGHPEIDRHQGIDREFVITDLHLAVQNNLPRDLADRVARLFARSGWTIDDLGTRPVKMRFTAVRRGVPIVPAYDPGVDLPPVHMQSAMVVGPEKEEVHCDDKGRVKIRFPTTRGPDHAHAAGNGTTNTDRDSAWVRVASSWAGDGPGYDQCGGVFLPRVGSEVLVAFLGGDPDKPVIVGQMYNQRATPPALSSRGGLPGNRYLSGIRSKEIKEGGRGNQLQFDDTNAEISAQLASDHGESQLNLGFLTHPRADGHADRRGEGAELVSQLAVAVRGVEGVLVTAEQGGGPEGKQLDRTGLIKVATGIGKLAGQLARLAERFAKDEPIGKELSALVDKVARFDEVKGRVIAINGPDGVLATSGQSLAIGAAIDIDLVSSEEMRLSAAGSTSIRAAEGISAHANQGGVKVIATGGKVQIQAQNAELEILARKVIEIISATDWINLKARKGVRINGGGSELVLSAAGIQGYTSGISEMYAADHQTWKGQERKVNFPGADTCAMQAKGAAANGAATIPVKGK, encoded by the coding sequence ATGGAACTCTTGAACGCATTCGTCAATTTCCTGGTCGCCCACCGCGACCTCGTGACCGCGAATCGGCCGGTACGGCTGCGCCTCGATCATCCGAGCATGATGATGGAAGACGTGTTGCTGCCACAGCGCGTGGAAGGCCACGAATCGCTGTGCGGCGGATTTGAATACCGGGTGCTTTGCGTGGCGCTGGATGCCCGGCTGCCGCTGAAGGAATTCATCGCACTGCCCGCCGCGATCGACATCGTGAACGACTTCGGCAAGCTGCGGACCGTATGCGGCGTGGTCACCGAAGCCCGGGCGGGTGACAGCGATGGCGGCCTGGCCAGTTATCAGCTTGTCATCCGCGACATGCTGGCGGTGATGGAAAAACGCATCAATACCCGTGTATTCCGGCAGCGGGATGAGGTGCAAATCCTGCAAACGATGTGCGAGGAATGGCAGCAGAACAATCCGGTGCTCGGACCATCCTTCGGTGTCATCACGGACAACATCTTCGATGACATGCGTTATCCGAAGCGTGAGTTCACGATGCAGCACAACGAATCGGACGCCGCCTTCATCAGGCGCATCCTGCGCCGGCGCGGCATCTCGTGGGTTTTCGAACCCGACAAGAGCAAGCCTTATCCGGCCCATCGGATGCGCCTGTTGAACCGCTACGAAAGCGTGGGGGAAAACGCCGCTGGCACGGTGCGCTACCACCGCGACGCGCCCACGGAAGAGCGCGACAGCATTACCGCCTGGACCGCCGTGCGCACGCTGCAGCCCATGTGCGCAACGCGGCACAGCTGGGATTACAAGACCCCGCGCGGGTGGAACCTGATGCAGACGGAATCGCTGACCCAGATGGAGCAAGGCCCGGTGGGCAATAGCCTGCGCGCCACGCTGGATGACTATCAGGTATGGGCGCCGCACGCTGGCGACGATAGCGAGGACTTCAAGGCGCTGGGCGAGCTGGCCATGAACCGGCACGACTTCGATACCAAGTGCTTCATGGGCGAAGGCGCGGTGCGGGACTTCCGCGCAGGGGAATATTTCGCATTGACCGGGCATCCGGAAATCGACCGCCACCAGGGGATCGACCGGGAATTCGTCATCACCGATTTGCACCTCGCCGTACAGAACAACCTGCCGCGCGACCTTGCCGACCGCGTCGCCAGGCTGTTCGCCCGCAGCGGCTGGACCATCGACGACCTGGGCACACGCCCGGTCAAGATGCGCTTCACGGCCGTGCGGCGCGGCGTTCCGATCGTGCCTGCCTACGACCCGGGCGTCGACCTGCCGCCGGTACACATGCAAAGCGCGATGGTAGTCGGGCCGGAAAAGGAAGAGGTGCATTGCGACGACAAGGGGCGCGTGAAGATCCGCTTCCCCACTACGCGGGGGCCGGACCATGCGCATGCGGCCGGTAACGGCACCACCAACACGGATCGCGATTCGGCCTGGGTTCGCGTGGCGAGCAGTTGGGCTGGTGATGGACCGGGGTACGACCAGTGTGGCGGGGTATTCCTGCCGCGCGTGGGCAGTGAGGTGCTAGTGGCTTTTCTTGGCGGTGATCCCGACAAGCCTGTGATCGTGGGGCAGATGTACAACCAGCGTGCCACGCCGCCAGCACTCAGCAGCCGTGGCGGCTTGCCGGGGAACCGGTATTTATCCGGAATTCGGAGCAAGGAGATCAAGGAAGGTGGAAGAGGCAACCAACTGCAGTTCGACGATACGAATGCGGAGATCAGTGCGCAGTTGGCCAGTGATCATGGGGAGTCGCAGTTGAATTTGGGGTTTCTGACGCATCCGCGCGCCGATGGCCATGCCGACAGACGGGGCGAAGGTGCCGAGCTCGTCAGTCAACTTGCCGTCGCTGTGCGGGGTGTCGAAGGGGTCCTTGTAACGGCGGAGCAAGGTGGTGGACCGGAAGGCAAACAGTTGGATCGGACTGGCTTGATCAAGGTTGCAACCGGAATAGGGAAATTGGCGGGGCAGCTTGCAAGGCTTGCGGAGCGATTCGCAAAGGACGAGCCAATTGGCAAGGAGTTAAGTGCACTAGTCGACAAAGTGGCGAGATTCGATGAAGTCAAAGGTCGAGTGATCGCGATAAACGGCCCGGATGGCGTTCTCGCAACGAGTGGTCAGTCATTGGCGATTGGTGCTGCGATCGATATTGATCTTGTAAGCAGTGAAGAGATGCGGCTCTCCGCTGCCGGAAGCACAAGTATCCGAGCCGCCGAAGGCATCAGCGCACACGCCAACCAAGGCGGAGTCAAAGTGATTGCCACTGGAGGGAAAGTCCAGATTCAGGCACAGAACGCTGAGCTCGAAATACTTGCTCGGAAGGTCATTGAGATCATCAGTGCGACTGACTGGATTAATCTCAAAGCCAGGAAGGGAGTACGTATCAATGGTGGCGGTAGCGAACTGGTGTTAAGTGCAGCGGGCATACAGGGTTATACCAGCGGCATTAGCGAAATGTATGCGGCGGATCATCAGACTTGGAAGGGGCAGGAGAGGAAGGTCAATTTTCCAGGGGCCGATACTTGTGCGATGCAGGCTAAAGGGGCTGCTGCAAATGGTGCGGCAACTATTCCTGTGAAGGGAAAATAA
- a CDS encoding DUF4123 domain-containing protein: MLITPAEAPLISTDRGYLLLEPSNLPTELQGMVPQMHPCVPQFLWAAEASMPLLLKLDDLTLEEKELVFQILEQELTEQFSPVVCAWLQSSIGIEELADNVARLVTGYAKDGGQVIWRYYDPRVFILTAKLFTDAQGYALLGEVDRWTFPWRRRWWHVQQSRPFVPSPDDLDVGWPDTSQWDLLTKSRSFYQVHARLYQENLSPAQCIDDLGYSIMAFQESSHFLHMESDEQRAKYVLLSTRYREVFRTQHELIEKWGRLRRREITLQQMLESIDPEILDLMEDRIKKVGRFV; this comes from the coding sequence ATGCTCATCACTCCCGCCGAAGCGCCTTTAATCTCTACAGACCGCGGTTATCTATTACTTGAGCCGTCTAATTTGCCGACTGAATTGCAGGGTATGGTCCCCCAAATGCACCCTTGTGTACCTCAATTTTTATGGGCAGCAGAGGCGTCTATGCCTCTGTTACTAAAGCTCGACGACCTTACGCTCGAGGAAAAAGAACTCGTATTTCAGATTCTAGAACAAGAGCTAACTGAGCAATTTTCTCCAGTGGTTTGCGCGTGGTTGCAAAGCAGTATCGGTATTGAAGAGCTAGCAGATAACGTAGCTAGGCTTGTCACGGGCTATGCGAAAGATGGCGGGCAGGTAATCTGGCGCTATTACGATCCTCGCGTATTCATTCTAACGGCAAAGCTTTTCACAGATGCACAAGGGTATGCACTCTTAGGAGAGGTTGATCGCTGGACTTTTCCGTGGCGTAGGCGATGGTGGCACGTCCAACAAAGTCGGCCCTTTGTACCGTCACCTGATGACCTGGACGTTGGGTGGCCCGACACTTCACAGTGGGACCTATTGACTAAAAGCAGATCATTTTACCAAGTTCATGCACGTCTTTATCAGGAGAATTTATCGCCCGCCCAATGCATTGACGACCTTGGTTATTCCATTATGGCATTTCAAGAGTCTTCACATTTTCTGCATATGGAGAGCGATGAGCAACGTGCAAAATATGTGCTTCTATCTACACGATATAGAGAAGTTTTTCGGACGCAGCACGAGCTGATAGAGAAATGGGGGCGGCTACGAAGGAGAGAAATTACATTACAACAAATGCTTGAAAGTATCGATCCAGAGATACTTGACTTAATGGAAGATAGGATTAAGAAGGTCGGGAGGTTTGTATGA